The genome window ctctttgtatagaattcagatgatgtccccatttgtttctattgaaaatgtactcattaaggattttaaatatataaattataacccataattatttttatacaattttaatgatttttacaaGTCATAacagggaacccgaattcattctgaccttatctaacaaaattcattatatctcatgatttacaatttcattacttacactgtttcttctatgagaaactagactcaataagatttaattccatatttttcatcctctaattagattttcacaatttatggtgatttttcaaagttaacctaatgctgctgtccaaaactgttttagtacaagatgttgattactaagtttataactcctaattccctttctctataatatttcccatcattttaacttatttccttcactaatatatcaagaacataagactttatataataaaactctactataacatcatttccatgcttttcaacaataacaaacttaaaaatatattgaaatcttgatgttctttaccttgtgctattgatttcaatctttaacttgattttctctctcctccagcttctatttcttgaatctaacttgacattctagctccccattgtctcattattatttttctctctttgaagctatgaaaattcttttgatttctaggtgaaaatggtaaatttttggtgaaaggaccaaattgtaaagaaagcaaaactttctttctgatcttctcttctaacgttgggtgcatggaaagatgatgattttttcatcatctttcctcccttttatattaattatttaatagtaaaataatactaaaaatcttaataaaatattaattaaataacatttatctaattaattaattaaaaatatcacaaacatcatcattaccttctagaattctctctctctctatttgaccattttaccctttataatcttttgaaattccatccttgagtcatcacttaatttggtaaaattgtaatttagtccctcaaaattcgtcaccttttcaatttggtcctaattcatccattttccttagtttctagattattccactcttaaaatatttacactattggtccttcaacttttttatatttacactttaatccctcaaatttcgagtatttactcttaggcaacaaaatttttctcacttttgcgatttaatcctttcttgaattaacatgtcataatataattcccaatgttgtcataactcaaaatttcccttttgtcactttatttccttattttactatcaatgatacctactttcttattgtagtaattttcggtattacaagagtaattttcgggatattacatttttcttcttctttctttttattttcgtagataaaataaataaataaatataataaaaacttaaatgtaaaaataaacagaaataTCAAACGAATatcaccttaaaaatataagttcaaatcttttattttttgtattcaatccTCTTTTTTTGTATTCGAAAAATTGTCGATTACATGGAATTTGTGGCTCTTATAGCCAAATGTTTTACACTGTCTTGGCTTCATTTCTGCCACTGCTTCTCTgctatttcttttttggtttgtttGCAAGTTTCAGCGAGGTCAACGAAGGCAGAGCTTGTTATTTTGGTGTAAGGTCAGAGAGGGGGCAAGCCTCGGACGAGGCGGCGGGCGATCTTGAGGAGCGGTCTTGTGAGGGCTTAGGGTTTTTTAGTTTCTAAAAATGTTTAAGTGCCGTGGGCATGTACtcttttgggctagggtttttttttatttcgggCTTGAATATTTGGGTAGTGGATTTTTGGACTGTTTAATTTTGGACTTTTATTTGGTTTAGGGTCCGGGTAAAATTGGGCTActacaataataaaaagaatttttatattaaataatgcatttgttaatacaaaatttcccaatttaattatattgtaatataaaaattatttttatgaacttacaaaatcaaaaattcaatatatttactttaatttttttaaaattcgatactcgtacaatttataaaaattaaaaaattaatcaaattagataatatttttaaccttttcattaaattacttgaaaatcagcaatttaatagtttataagtaaagaattagtaaaataattgttactctttaaaatatgggtaaatcaaattcaattcgattcaaaaatttgataaaaatttaaaattttaattaaatagttcaagttaatcgagttattcggatcaacttgaataaaaaatcaaaattttctgtttaactaaaatatgaattacacaatccGAATTATTCGAAAATTCGAATAAGAAAAGGTAAAACTACGTCATTTACCCTAATATtgtttatgtattaaataatcAGTCTATGTAAATGCAACCTTGGGTGCaaataataggattcgttaactcgactcgattgaaaattttttaacttgattcgaaaaaatttcaaattgagttcggttattaaaataagattcgttgactaactcaaaatatttttacttaatttgactaactcaatcaaatactcacccttatatttaaattcagaTACTTATCAATTTTCACCTAACGAGATAAAATAGATTATTTTCtcaaaagttatatttatgagcaataattatttttcaacttaTGAGTAACAATGtcacttataatttttatacacgTGGTATAGAAAAACaccataaataaatgtgaagaAAACGACATCGTTTCAGTCCTTTAGGCGAAGGAGGGAGCATGTAATTGCTAACTCAAAATCTTCCAAATTTCCTTCTCCTTTGTACTTTCCTTCTCGCAAGGGTTTCCAgtctgatttttcttttttcgggAAATTAGATTCTCTCTTCCATACAGAATCCTAAATCCGGGTTTCAACAATGGCTACGACTTCGAATGGCCCTGACGACTCAGgtgcttttttcttttccccacaaatttaactcttttgttattttcttgcTTAGAACAAGGAAAAGATCCCATTTTTATGTCGGTTTTTCGTCTGGGTTCTTTTTTCTActtaggattttaatttatgCATGAAAAGTAGGAAAATAGAATTGGATTGGgttctagaaattttattttgttgattcaAAGAGACTAATTGCATTAGTTTCTATGTTTTAGAATCTATTTTATGTATGGGTATTTGTCATTTTCTGTTTTCCTGGTTTTTTAAAGGAAaacccccctttttttttctcccctCTCTTTGATGTTTCAGGTAATATAAATGGAAAAGAGGGAACGTTGAACGAGTCAGTGAAAGAAAATGCTATGGCTTTGAATTCAGATCTCCAACGTGAAAATACTGGTGAGTTATTATGATTTTCTCAACTTGTATATTCCCTTAGTGATCCTGTTTTTGGTTTGGTGAGAGTGTTATGTTTATCATTTGTGGAGCCAAAGGGTATGAATAGTTGTTTGTTTTCATTACGATAGAGGCAAAATCACGAGTGGAAGCGATGTGGGAGCAAATGAATAAGGGGATACCTAAGGATGCCTTGAGACAATTTTCAAGCAATAAAGCTTCAGCCACAAATAAAACTTCGCACAAAGCTTCCAATGTGAGCAGTTTCTTATGCTCTTTGTTTCTAATAGAACTGCATATTAGATGATAGTTGTGTTTTGTAGTAATTGTTTGCCTTGGATTTGTCTTGTAGAATTGGATGAAGTATCTGCAAATGAGACCAGCAGTGCCTGCTGGCGATACGGTGCAAGAAAGATGGACAGAGTCAAAGGCTCCAAGTGCCCCCAAAGAAACTGAAGCGCTTAATAAAGATAAAGCAGTGAAGGAAGCTACTGTGGTGCAGAACAATGTCAGTGATGAGGCAAAGAAGCTTGCAGCTGCTGCCCTGTCAGCAGTGAAAGATGCTGCAGCTGCTGCAGCAGCTGCGTCAAATAGAGGGAAAATTGAGGTAAGCGTATCCTTCACCACTGTTAGCAAAAAAATTGTAGTTGCCAATTGACTTAGCCATGGTATTGAGCATGCAAGTATGGCTATAGACCTCTTACTTTCTGTCAATGTTAGGTTCTGACTTAGTTTCAAAATCGTCTTTAACTAAATGTTTGAACTATGTTTCAATACTTGAGCACTCTTACTTTCTGTCAATGTTAGGTTCTGACTTAGTTTCAAAATTGTCTTTCACTAAATGTTTAAACTATGTTTCAATACTTGAGCACTCTTACTTTCCGTCAATGTTAGGTTCTGACTTagcttcaaaattttctttaactaAATGTTTGAACTATGTTTCAATACTTGAGAACTCCAAAAAGATTACTTATGTCCTGTCTTCTAAGCACTGTGGTCAATTTATTTTGAGGCATCCAACTAATAAACTTGAAACTTCTAGGATATAGGAATGTAAGTATATGAGTCAACTGCATAGTCAAGCAATGTTCTTAATTTCATCTCCCCTTTTGCAGATTACTGAGGTACGAGACTTCGCTGgtcaagaaattgaaataaaaaagcgAATCCATGCTGATTCAAAAGAGGCAGCTGAAAAGTCCAAAGCTTATGCACCTTCTGCAGTAGATGCTGTTCTTGAACAAATCAAGAAGAAGCCAAAGCTCAGTGTGCTTGACAAGACGAAAAAAGATTGGGGAGAATTCAAGGAAGAAAATAAGGGGATGGAGGACGAGTTGGATGCTTACAAGAAGAGTTCGAACCAGTATCTGGATAAGGTTTCTTTCTTGCAGCGGACTGATTATCGGGAATTTGAGAGGGAGAGAGATGCAAGGCTTGCTCTACAGGCTAGGAGGAGACCAGAAATGCGGGAGGACCCTTGATTGTGTACATTCATTACTTGCTTTTTATTGCATCATTGTGCCCGAGCTGTAGGAGGAAAGACCCGGAGTTGTTGACAATTGTGCAGCGGCCTTTTGTTCCCATAATTAGGGATGGAAGCCTTTAGCAAATACATTTCTGACTCATCTGtgtttcaaataaatatttttgaggtCTTCCTTCTCTCCCTCTATCAGTCATATTTGTTACTGCACAGCTGTTTGCTTGTAATGTATACATCTAATGTTTCTTTTGAGAAAGAACATCACCGATGGTGCAGCCATTTAATATGCAAGGTTACAAACCCAAGTTAGCTTAGTACTAAATGATGATGTTTGCTAATCTAAAATTCCAGTGCCACTGAACCTAAAAAATTGCTTAATGTTTTTAGGGAGATCGTTCTCCAGTTTTGGGATTTCTTATGTTTGCATTGGCTTATGGTGTGTCAAGATTTTGTCCAACAAAAAGGCACTTTTAAGATGGTGCAAACGTATACCTAGAGCTAATTTAGCATTCTTGTTAGCAAAAGTTTGGGTTGAATAAGCGTGTTTAATAAGTATGGTCCTGATGGTGTTTGGTATTGTGGTGAAAAAGTTTAGAGATGTGAGGATAATAAAGTCATTTTATCCAAAAGCAGCTTAAGTATCATTGTGAAAAggtaaataataatgttatatttggtagaagtataattttttacaaatattttaatatatgagttagcaataaattaatttcagtTCTCAATTTTTTGCTTGTTTGGAAAAAGAGGAggaattttgtttttacttttttcataaAAGTTTACTCAtccttttaatttcatatttaaatttatatgaattattctttattttataccTAACCAttgtaatacatatatataaataatttttttattcgtgTTATTACACTAATCTCACCTtactgttatttttatatttaccgCAAATAAATGCACGACAcctaaaaagtaatttttaccTCAAAATCTGTCACCAATAAGGCTAGATATAAGTCTTCTCCCATTCCAATAAAGGTCGATTGTTCTCAATGCCACTGTGATGAGACACCAacgttgatttttttttcttttctgattaTAACCCTAAAGTTGGTTTAGATACCATATATTACAATTCACGCCAACTTGCAAGTAAATTTTTACTTTGATCTATTAAGTTTCACAAATTTGTCCATAAAAGATACATTTTACGACTCTCAAGTTGAAGAGAGTGTTGCGCATGTCATGATTCGCACGAAAGTCTCAACCCGTGACACGTACACGATGTGAATTCATCGCTCTCGGTAAATACCTACAAGTTGAAAGTATTTAACACTTCTATACACAACAATGTAAAATTCATTGCTCCTCTTTAGAATTCATTACTCTCTCGGATCATCACAGTTTTGCtttaataaacaattgtatTCACTTCCATAACGAACCTGTTGgccaaacaaaaaattaactcaGATTAGGAGAAAactgcaatatatgtaaaacaggAAATCATCAGAACATGAAATTTGCTTCAAGTTATTAATTGCATATCAATGATCAAACAGAGGAATGAACATGCTGAGTTATTATATGCCATTGGGAAAATGTAAATGATGAATGGCAAATGTCTATTCAAGCACGCCATCTGTTTCGAGTAAGGACAAACAAGAAAATGAACAGTTTGTGCTGACTGCTGCCGAGTCAATctcgaaaattttcaaacacaaaTCAAAATGAAGAATAACATGTAAAAATCCAGATTTCTAGATGTGAATTGGCTTGTCATAGGTGGCCATTGCAGCTTCCTTCAATGCCTCACTCATTGTAGGATGTGCATGGCACACTCGAGCAATGTCCTCACTTGATGCATCATAATTAATGGCAAGAACTGCTTCATGGATGAGCTCTCCCGCATTTGGTGCCATAATATGGACTCCAAGAATTTTGTCTGTCTCCTTGTCAGCCAATATCTTAACTATTCCTTCAGCATCATCAATAGCCTTGGCTCGGCTATTTGCCAAGAAAGGGAACTTCCCAACACGGTAATCAACACCAAGTGCCTTAACCTGCTCCTCGGTCTTCCCGACAGATGCAACCTCAGGATGAGTGTAGACAACTCCAGGGACCTTGTCATAATCAACATGACCATGCTTACCAGCTATAAACTCGACACAAGCAACACCATCTTCTTCTGCTTTGTGGGCTAGCATAGGCCCTGGAATTACATCTCCAATGGCATAAACACCGGCCACATTTGTAGCGAATCTGTCATTGACTAAAATCCGTCCTATCTTATCAGTTTCCACTCCTATCTTGTCCAAGCCAA of Gossypium raimondii isolate GPD5lz chromosome 3, ASM2569854v1, whole genome shotgun sequence contains these proteins:
- the LOC105796930 gene encoding uncharacterized protein LOC105796930 codes for the protein MATTSNGPDDSGNINGKEGTLNESVKENAMALNSDLQRENTEAKSRVEAMWEQMNKGIPKDALRQFSSNKASATNKTSHKASNNWMKYLQMRPAVPAGDTVQERWTESKAPSAPKETEALNKDKAVKEATVVQNNVSDEAKKLAAAALSAVKDAAAAAAAASNRGKIEITEVRDFAGQEIEIKKRIHADSKEAAEKSKAYAPSAVDAVLEQIKKKPKLSVLDKTKKDWGEFKEENKGMEDELDAYKKSSNQYLDKVSFLQRTDYREFERERDARLALQARRRPEMREDP